A window of the Bradyrhizobium diazoefficiens genome harbors these coding sequences:
- the pgeF gene encoding peptidoglycan editing factor PgeF: MTLTSSLLSAVPGLRHSFFTREGGVSSGIYAALNGGLGSNDDQALVAENRRRMAEHVGVAADRFLSLHQIHSPDVRVADAPWPSGPRPKGDALVTKTPGMALGVSTADCGPVLFVDPHARVIGGAHAGWKGALTGVLESTILAMEKLGATRSGIIAAIGPLIRQDSYEVGNEFVARFIEADADNAVFFIPSVREGHAMFDLAGFIRKRLEAAGILMIDDLGLDTYADERFFSYRRSVHRKEPDYGRHIHAIALEG; this comes from the coding sequence ATGACCCTCACTTCGTCGCTGCTGTCGGCGGTGCCCGGCCTGCGCCATTCCTTCTTCACGCGTGAGGGCGGTGTTTCCAGCGGCATCTATGCCGCGCTGAACGGCGGGCTCGGCTCCAACGACGACCAGGCCCTTGTTGCAGAGAACCGCCGCCGCATGGCCGAGCATGTCGGCGTCGCAGCCGATCGCTTCCTCAGCCTGCATCAGATCCATTCGCCCGACGTCCGCGTCGCCGATGCGCCCTGGCCGAGCGGCCCGCGCCCGAAGGGGGATGCGCTGGTGACGAAGACGCCGGGCATGGCGCTCGGCGTCTCCACCGCCGATTGCGGCCCCGTGCTGTTCGTCGATCCCCATGCGCGCGTCATCGGCGGCGCCCATGCCGGCTGGAAGGGCGCGCTGACGGGCGTGCTGGAATCCACGATTCTGGCGATGGAAAAACTCGGCGCCACCCGCAGCGGCATCATCGCCGCGATCGGCCCGCTGATCCGGCAGGACAGCTACGAGGTCGGCAACGAGTTCGTCGCGCGCTTCATCGAGGCGGATGCGGACAACGCCGTGTTCTTCATCCCATCCGTGCGCGAGGGCCACGCCATGTTCGACCTCGCCGGCTTCATCCGCAAGCGGCTGGAAGCCGCCGGCATTTTGATGATCGACGATCTCGGCCTCGATACCTACGCCGACGAACGCTTCTTCAGCTATCGCCGCTCAGTTCATCGCAAGGAGCCGGATTACGGCCGCCACATTCACGCGATCGCGCTGGAGGGGTGA
- a CDS encoding DUF4282 domain-containing protein codes for MFSFSDLFQWDRFITPTIIKTFYWLVIGVICLFGLSGIFAGLTAMAISPFAGFLVVLESIAGVVVGIVFSRIAAELILIVFRINEHLGAIRDQGGGVR; via the coding sequence ATGTTTTCATTCAGCGATCTGTTTCAATGGGACCGCTTCATCACGCCGACGATCATCAAGACCTTCTACTGGCTGGTGATCGGCGTGATCTGCCTGTTCGGGCTCTCCGGAATCTTCGCCGGTCTCACCGCGATGGCGATCAGCCCGTTCGCCGGCTTCCTGGTCGTGCTGGAATCGATCGCGGGCGTCGTCGTCGGAATCGTGTTCTCGCGCATCGCCGCGGAATTGATCCTGATCGTGTTCCGCATCAACGAGCATCTCGGCGCGATCCGGGATCAGGGCGGCGGAGTGCGGTGA
- the pth gene encoding aminoacyl-tRNA hydrolase codes for MRLFVGLGNPGAKYARNRHNIGFMAVDEIARRHGFAPWRRRFQGETSEGTLGTERVILLKPTTYMNDSGRSVQEAAGFFKIAPGDTTVFHDELELPPGKVRVKIGGGIAGHNGLRSISAHIGNEYRRVRLGIGHPGVKQMVHGHVLSDFAKADNDWVTTLCDAVAEHAALIVKGTDATFANRVHLAMQAKGFLTKDENGKE; via the coding sequence ATGCGACTCTTTGTTGGGCTCGGCAATCCCGGCGCGAAATACGCACGTAACCGGCACAATATCGGCTTCATGGCCGTCGACGAGATTGCGCGGCGTCATGGTTTCGCACCATGGCGCCGTCGTTTTCAGGGCGAGACCTCGGAAGGCACGCTCGGCACTGAGCGCGTGATCCTGCTCAAGCCCACGACTTACATGAACGACTCCGGCCGCAGCGTTCAGGAAGCCGCAGGCTTCTTCAAGATCGCGCCGGGCGACACCACGGTGTTTCACGACGAGCTCGAACTGCCGCCGGGCAAGGTGCGGGTGAAGATCGGCGGCGGCATTGCCGGGCATAACGGCCTGCGTTCGATCTCCGCGCATATCGGCAACGAATATCGCCGGGTGCGGCTCGGCATCGGTCATCCCGGCGTCAAGCAGATGGTGCACGGCCATGTGCTGTCGGACTTCGCCAAGGCCGACAACGACTGGGTGACGACGCTCTGCGACGCGGTGGCCGAGCATGCCGCACTGATCGTCAAGGGCACGGACGCGACCTTCGCCAACAGGGTGCATCTCGCGATGCAGGCGAAGGGATTTTTGACCAAGGACGAGAACGGCAAGGAATAA
- a CDS encoding 50S ribosomal protein L25/general stress protein Ctc, with amino-acid sequence MATTVKELKATARPKSGKGAARAERRAGKVPGVIYGNKQPPLPISVDDRELRQRILAGRFLTTLVDIDLDGKKHRVIPRDYHLDPVKDFPIHVDFMRLGEGATIRISVPLHVVKAEGSPGVKRGGAVNIVAHAIELECGVESIPQYIEADVGALEIGHSLHLSDIKLPAGVKALTREDATLVTIVPPSGYAEEQKAAAAAAAGGAAPAAGAAAPAAGAAAPAAGAPAAAAKAPAGGDKKK; translated from the coding sequence ATGGCGACGACCGTCAAGGAATTGAAGGCGACCGCACGTCCGAAGAGCGGCAAGGGGGCCGCCCGGGCTGAGCGTCGTGCCGGGAAAGTGCCCGGAGTGATCTATGGTAACAAGCAGCCCCCGCTCCCGATCTCGGTCGATGATCGCGAACTGCGTCAGCGCATCCTCGCCGGCCGGTTCCTGACCACGCTGGTCGACATCGACCTCGACGGCAAGAAGCACCGCGTGATTCCGCGCGACTACCACCTCGATCCGGTCAAGGACTTCCCGATCCATGTCGACTTCATGCGGCTCGGCGAAGGCGCCACCATCCGCATCAGCGTGCCCCTGCACGTGGTGAAGGCGGAAGGTTCGCCCGGCGTAAAGCGCGGCGGCGCCGTCAACATCGTCGCCCATGCGATCGAGCTCGAATGCGGCGTCGAGAGCATACCGCAGTACATCGAGGCCGATGTCGGCGCGCTCGAAATCGGTCACTCGCTGCATCTGTCCGACATCAAGCTGCCGGCCGGCGTGAAGGCGCTGACCCGCGAGGACGCAACCCTCGTCACCATCGTGCCGCCGTCCGGCTACGCCGAAGAGCAGAAGGCCGCGGCTGCGGCCGCTGCTGGTGGCGCGGCTCCGGCTGCGGGTGCTGCTGCTCCGGCGGCAGGTGCTGCGGCTCCGGCTGCGGGTGCTCCGGCGGCTGCTGCCAAGGCTCCCGCCGGCGGCGACAAGAAGAAGTAA
- a CDS encoding MaoC family dehydratase: protein MTLTFEDFPTGRYGTFGPRHVTRDEILAFAAEFDPQPMHLDEEAAAKSMLRGLSGSGWHLCSLMMRMMADGFITRAASLGSPGVDEVRWLSPLRPGDDLTLDVDVLEARPSKSRPNLGIVKFKCTMRNASGEALCEMTSPILIERRAGAV from the coding sequence ATGACCCTGACCTTCGAAGATTTCCCGACCGGCCGGTATGGAACGTTCGGCCCGCGCCATGTCACCCGCGACGAGATTTTGGCCTTTGCCGCCGAATTCGATCCGCAACCGATGCACCTCGACGAGGAGGCCGCGGCCAAGAGCATGCTGCGCGGCCTGTCGGGCTCGGGCTGGCACCTCTGCTCGCTGATGATGCGGATGATGGCCGATGGTTTTATCACCCGGGCCGCGTCGCTGGGATCTCCCGGCGTCGACGAGGTGCGTTGGCTCTCGCCGCTCAGGCCGGGTGACGACCTGACGCTCGATGTCGACGTGCTTGAGGCGCGGCCCTCGAAGAGCAGGCCAAACCTCGGCATCGTCAAGTTCAAATGCACGATGCGCAACGCCAGCGGCGAAGCGCTGTGCGAGATGACCTCGCCGATCCTGATCGAGCGGCGCGCGGGAGCGGTCTGA
- a CDS encoding dienelactone hydrolase family protein, whose product MIEQQIAIPTKDGHTATFIVHPERGGPFPVILFYMDAPAIREELRDMARRLATSGYYVMLPNLYYRSGVMELGALPADPNAPERKRMFALMGSLTIPLIMEDTRALLTYAEGQTAANTKIIGTVGYCMSGRYAINAATHFPDRVKAAASIYGVQLATEQDDSPHLAASKSEAELYFACAETDVYAPTEIIEKVKQGMSGAKAEVEIYPGTHHGFAFPKRPVYDRDAAERHWERLLALYRRNLVQQ is encoded by the coding sequence ATGATCGAGCAGCAGATCGCAATTCCCACCAAGGACGGGCACACCGCGACCTTCATCGTTCATCCCGAGCGCGGCGGCCCCTTCCCGGTCATCCTGTTCTACATGGACGCGCCGGCGATCCGCGAAGAGCTGCGCGACATGGCGCGCCGGCTCGCGACATCGGGCTATTACGTGATGCTGCCGAACCTCTATTACCGCTCCGGCGTGATGGAGCTCGGCGCGCTGCCAGCCGATCCGAACGCGCCGGAGCGCAAGCGCATGTTCGCGCTGATGGGCTCGCTCACGATTCCCCTGATCATGGAGGACACGCGCGCGCTGCTCACCTATGCCGAGGGCCAGACGGCCGCGAACACCAAAATCATCGGCACGGTCGGCTATTGCATGAGCGGCCGCTACGCTATCAATGCCGCCACGCATTTCCCGGACCGCGTCAAGGCCGCCGCCTCGATCTACGGTGTGCAGCTCGCGACGGAGCAGGACGACAGCCCGCATCTTGCCGCGAGCAAAAGCGAGGCCGAACTCTATTTCGCCTGCGCCGAGACCGATGTCTATGCACCGACCGAGATCATCGAGAAGGTCAAGCAGGGCATGAGCGGCGCGAAAGCCGAGGTCGAGATCTACCCCGGCACCCATCACGGCTTCGCCTTTCCCAAGCGCCCGGTCTATGACCGCGACGCCGCTGAGCGGCATTGGGAGCGCCTGCTGGCGCTCTATCGCCGCAATCTCGTCCAGCAATAG
- the ychF gene encoding redox-regulated ATPase YchF — protein sequence MGFKCGIVGLPNVGKSTLFNALTETAAAQAANYPFCTIEPNVGEVAVPDPRLDKLAAIAKSGQIIPTRLTFVDIAGLVRGASKGEGLGNQFLANIREVDAIAHVVRCFEDSDVTHVEGKIAPLADIETIETELMLADLDSLEKRVDNLTKKAKGNDKDAKEQLDLVNRTLVLLREGKPARLVERKAEEERAFGMLGLLSSKPVLYVCNVEEGSAATGNSFSKAVQDQAAKEGAVAVVISAKIESEIATISREERADFLETLGLEEAGLDRLIRAGYTLLDLITYFTVGPKEARAWTIYRGTKAPGAAGVIHTDFEKGFIRAETIAYEDYVALNGEAGARDAGKLRLEGKEYVVADGDVMHFRFNT from the coding sequence GTGGGATTCAAATGCGGAATCGTCGGATTGCCCAATGTCGGCAAATCGACCTTGTTCAATGCGCTGACCGAGACGGCCGCGGCGCAGGCGGCGAACTATCCGTTCTGCACCATCGAGCCGAATGTCGGCGAGGTCGCCGTGCCCGATCCGCGGCTCGACAAGCTTGCGGCGATCGCCAAATCGGGCCAGATCATTCCGACCCGGCTGACCTTTGTAGACATCGCGGGCCTCGTGCGCGGCGCCTCCAAGGGCGAAGGCCTCGGCAACCAGTTCCTGGCCAACATCCGCGAGGTCGACGCCATCGCGCACGTCGTGCGCTGTTTCGAGGATTCCGACGTCACCCATGTCGAGGGCAAGATCGCCCCGCTCGCCGACATCGAGACCATCGAGACCGAGCTGATGCTCGCCGACCTCGATAGCCTCGAGAAGCGCGTCGACAACCTGACCAAAAAGGCCAAGGGCAACGACAAGGACGCCAAGGAGCAGCTCGACCTCGTCAACCGCACGCTGGTGCTGCTGCGCGAAGGCAAGCCCGCGCGCCTGGTCGAGCGCAAGGCCGAGGAGGAGCGCGCCTTCGGCATGCTCGGCCTGCTGTCGTCCAAGCCCGTGCTCTATGTCTGCAACGTCGAGGAAGGCTCGGCGGCCACAGGCAATTCGTTCTCGAAGGCGGTGCAGGACCAGGCCGCCAAGGAAGGCGCGGTTGCCGTCGTCATCTCTGCCAAGATCGAATCCGAGATCGCGACCATCTCGCGCGAGGAGCGCGCCGACTTCTTGGAGACGCTGGGTCTGGAAGAGGCCGGCCTCGATCGCCTGATCCGCGCCGGCTATACGTTGCTCGACCTGATCACCTATTTCACGGTGGGGCCGAAGGAAGCGCGCGCCTGGACCATCTATCGCGGCACCAAGGCGCCAGGCGCCGCCGGTGTGATCCACACCGATTTCGAGAAGGGTTTCATCCGCGCCGAGACGATAGCGTATGAGGACTATGTCGCGCTCAACGGTGAAGCCGGCGCCCGCGATGCCGGCAAGCTGCGCCTCGAAGGCAAGGAATACGTCGTCGCCGACGGCGACGTGATGCATTTCCGGTTTAATACGTAA
- a CDS encoding accessory factor UbiK family protein, whose amino-acid sequence MTQTTNRFFDEIGRMMNDAAGAAQGVKREFDTVIRTQAEKFLRDMDLVKREEFEAVKDMARLAREENEALKARIAALEAKLGG is encoded by the coding sequence ATGACCCAGACCACCAACCGGTTTTTCGACGAGATCGGCCGCATGATGAACGATGCCGCCGGTGCGGCCCAGGGCGTCAAGCGCGAGTTCGACACGGTGATCCGGACGCAGGCGGAGAAGTTCCTGCGCGACATGGACCTGGTCAAGCGCGAGGAGTTCGAGGCGGTCAAGGACATGGCCCGTCTGGCGCGTGAGGAGAACGAGGCGCTGAAAGCGCGCATCGCGGCGCTGGAGGCCAAGCTCGGCGGGTAA
- a CDS encoding IS5 family transposase — MVERNIGQMSLADGLVQTPRSSILDEVEAVVDWAPLESLLGKRGSDGAGNSSYPAKVLLRCLLAGIWHNLSDPALEAAVADRLSFRRFVGLSLHDQTPDHCTLWRFRQELAKDGLIEKIFAEINRQFEAKKLILKQGTLVDASLIPARANPPRKPRKDAEDTPSKPSADRDARWGRKGKKSVFGYKIHTGVDAGHTIIRRIHVTDASITDTEPADCLFCGDEQAVYGDQAYYTHARHARLKEAGIKDRLMHRPNKHHKLRPRQKLRNKLIAKVRAAVERPYAVFKEHYGLRRLRFFNFERNQVHIVLACCAYSLRRAAGALATLRQESACA, encoded by the coding sequence ATGGTTGAGCGCAATATCGGTCAGATGAGCTTGGCGGATGGTCTGGTCCAGACGCCGCGAAGCAGTATTCTGGATGAGGTCGAAGCGGTTGTGGATTGGGCGCCGCTGGAGTCGTTGCTGGGCAAGCGGGGCAGCGATGGCGCCGGCAACAGCAGTTATCCAGCGAAAGTCTTGCTGCGCTGCTTGCTCGCCGGGATATGGCACAATCTGTCTGATCCCGCCTTGGAAGCTGCGGTTGCGGATCGGTTGTCGTTCCGTCGCTTTGTCGGTTTGAGCCTGCACGATCAGACCCCGGACCACTGCACGTTGTGGCGGTTTCGGCAGGAACTTGCCAAGGACGGGCTGATCGAGAAGATTTTCGCTGAGATCAACCGGCAGTTCGAAGCCAAGAAGCTGATCCTCAAGCAAGGTACCCTGGTCGACGCCTCGTTGATCCCGGCGCGGGCCAATCCGCCACGCAAGCCGCGCAAGGATGCGGAGGATACGCCGTCCAAACCATCTGCAGATCGCGACGCTCGCTGGGGCCGCAAAGGCAAAAAGAGTGTGTTCGGCTACAAGATCCACACGGGTGTGGATGCAGGCCACACCATCATTCGCCGCATCCATGTGACGGATGCCTCGATCACTGATACCGAGCCGGCGGATTGTCTGTTCTGTGGCGATGAGCAAGCGGTCTACGGCGATCAGGCCTACTACACGCATGCCCGGCACGCGCGCCTTAAAGAAGCTGGCATCAAGGACCGCCTGATGCATCGGCCCAACAAGCATCATAAACTGCGGCCGCGGCAGAAGCTGCGCAACAAGCTGATCGCCAAGGTGCGCGCAGCCGTTGAGCGTCCGTATGCGGTGTTCAAGGAGCACTACGGCCTACGGCGATTGCGCTTCTTCAACTTCGAGCGCAACCAGGTGCACATCGTGCTGGCCTGCTGCGCCTATAGTCTGCGTCGCGCGGCAGGCGCTTTGGCCACACTACGCCAGGAGTCCGCCTGCGCTTGA
- a CDS encoding MaoC family dehydratase, with the protein MRFFEQIEIGHRRELGTHTFTADSIKAFAAKFDPQRFHLDEEEGKNSLFGGLAASGWHVGSACMSLVVADGQRLAREAAACGEEVAVWGPSPGFRDLRWIRPVLAGDTVAYVSVVIDKRTSASRPGWGILTARTTGTNQRGEEVYSITATAFVPARKGG; encoded by the coding sequence ATGCGGTTCTTCGAGCAGATCGAGATCGGTCACCGCCGCGAGCTCGGCACCCATACGTTCACGGCGGACTCCATCAAGGCCTTTGCTGCAAAGTTCGATCCGCAGCGCTTTCACCTCGATGAGGAAGAGGGCAAGAACTCGCTGTTCGGCGGTCTCGCCGCATCGGGCTGGCATGTCGGCTCGGCCTGCATGAGTCTTGTTGTCGCCGACGGCCAGCGTCTGGCGCGGGAAGCGGCGGCCTGCGGCGAGGAGGTCGCGGTGTGGGGCCCGTCACCGGGCTTTCGCGACCTGCGCTGGATCAGGCCGGTGCTCGCCGGCGACACCGTCGCTTACGTCAGCGTCGTCATCGACAAGCGCACCTCCGCCTCGCGCCCCGGCTGGGGCATTTTGACCGCCCGCACCACCGGCACCAACCAGCGCGGCGAGGAGGTCTATTCCATCACCGCCACCGCCTTCGTGCCGGCGCGGAAGGGCGGTTAG
- a CDS encoding class I SAM-dependent methyltransferase has protein sequence MTEQPLLNEIKALIKSSGPMPVWRYMESCLMHPRYGYYVSRDPLGREGDFTTAPEVSQMFGELLGLWTASVWKQMGSPQLLRLIEIGPGRGTMMADALRALRVLPPLYQGLSIHLVEVNPVLRERQSATLSGVRNNIAWHDSIDDVPEGPGIILANEYFDVLPIHQMVKRENGWHERVVEIDPNGKLQFGAAAEPTPRFDVLLPPLVRAAPVGAVFEWRPDTEIMKLATRVRDQDGAALIIDYGHMRSDAGDTFQAIARHSFTDPLKAPGQADVTAHVDFQALARAAEDVGARVHGPVTQGDFLKRVGIETRAAALMQKATPEVATDISVALKRLTDTGRSGMGAMFKVLAISEPRLTGLAGLSDLGQAGGH, from the coding sequence GTGACCGAACAGCCGCTGCTCAACGAGATCAAGGCGCTGATCAAATCCTCAGGCCCCATGCCGGTCTGGCGATACATGGAATCGTGCCTGATGCATCCGCGCTACGGCTATTACGTCTCGCGCGATCCATTGGGACGAGAAGGCGACTTCACCACCGCGCCCGAAGTCAGCCAGATGTTCGGCGAACTGCTGGGATTGTGGACCGCCTCTGTCTGGAAGCAGATGGGCTCGCCGCAATTGCTGCGGTTGATCGAGATCGGCCCCGGCCGCGGCACCATGATGGCGGACGCGCTGCGCGCGCTTCGCGTGCTGCCGCCGCTCTACCAGGGGCTCAGCATTCATCTGGTCGAGGTCAACCCGGTCCTGCGCGAGCGGCAGAGCGCGACATTGTCGGGCGTGCGCAACAACATCGCCTGGCACGACAGCATCGACGACGTGCCTGAGGGACCGGGCATCATCCTCGCCAACGAATATTTCGACGTGCTGCCGATCCACCAGATGGTGAAGCGCGAGAACGGCTGGCACGAGCGTGTGGTCGAGATCGACCCCAACGGCAAGCTTCAGTTCGGCGCGGCCGCCGAGCCGACGCCACGCTTCGACGTGCTGCTGCCGCCGCTGGTGCGCGCGGCGCCGGTCGGTGCAGTGTTCGAATGGCGACCCGATACCGAGATCATGAAGCTCGCCACGCGCGTGCGCGACCAGGACGGCGCGGCGCTGATCATCGATTACGGCCATATGCGCAGCGATGCCGGCGACACCTTTCAGGCCATCGCACGTCATAGCTTCACTGATCCCCTGAAGGCGCCGGGCCAGGCCGACGTCACCGCCCATGTCGACTTCCAGGCCCTCGCGCGCGCGGCAGAGGACGTCGGTGCGCGCGTGCACGGACCGGTGACGCAAGGCGACTTCCTCAAGCGCGTCGGCATCGAAACCCGTGCGGCCGCGCTGATGCAGAAGGCGACGCCGGAGGTGGCGACCGACATTTCCGTGGCGCTGAAGCGGCTGACCGACACCGGGCGCAGCGGCATGGGCGCGATGTTCAAGGTGCTCGCCATCTCCGAGCCGCGGCTGACGGGCCTTGCGGGCCTCAGCGATCTCGGACAGGCCGGAGGCCATTGA
- the lgt gene encoding prolipoprotein diacylglyceryl transferase: MPFLLIDFPSFNPIAVAIGPFAIRWYALAYIGGIIIGWLYARSLLKNERLWGGPAPMSLVQIDDFILWVTLGIILGGRTGYVLFYNLPFFIDHPAAIFRLWEGGMSFHGGFLGCVVAVMWFAHRNGISILSLGDITTAVAPIGLLLGRIANFINGELWGRVTDASLPWAMIFPNDPSHLPRHPSQLYEAGMEGILLFTALAVMIRLGALKRPGMILGAFILIYGLTRIAGEHFREPDVQLGFLWGGLTMGMLLSIPMLIVGGILIVWAVRRGAPKALDAIR; this comes from the coding sequence ATGCCCTTTCTGCTCATCGACTTCCCGTCCTTCAACCCGATCGCGGTCGCGATCGGGCCGTTCGCGATCCGCTGGTACGCGCTGGCCTATATCGGCGGCATCATCATCGGCTGGCTCTATGCGCGCTCGCTGCTGAAGAACGAGCGGCTGTGGGGCGGCCCCGCGCCGATGTCGCTGGTGCAGATCGACGATTTCATTCTCTGGGTCACGCTCGGGATCATCCTGGGTGGCCGCACCGGCTACGTGCTGTTCTACAATCTGCCCTTCTTCATCGATCATCCCGCCGCCATCTTCCGCCTCTGGGAGGGCGGCATGTCGTTCCATGGCGGCTTCCTCGGCTGCGTCGTCGCGGTGATGTGGTTTGCCCATCGCAACGGCATTTCGATCCTGTCGCTCGGCGACATCACCACCGCGGTCGCCCCGATCGGGCTGCTGCTCGGACGCATCGCCAATTTCATCAACGGCGAATTGTGGGGCCGCGTCACCGATGCGAGCCTGCCCTGGGCCATGATCTTCCCCAACGATCCCTCGCATTTGCCGCGCCATCCGAGCCAGCTCTATGAAGCCGGTATGGAAGGCATTCTGCTGTTCACGGCGCTCGCCGTGATGATCCGCCTTGGCGCGCTGAAGCGGCCCGGCATGATCCTCGGCGCCTTCATCCTGATCTATGGCCTGACCCGCATCGCCGGCGAGCACTTCCGCGAACCGGACGTCCAGCTGGGCTTCCTCTGGGGCGGATTAACCATGGGCATGCTGCTGTCGATCCCGATGCTTATCGTCGGCGGTATACTTATTGTATGGGCTGTCAGGCGCGGGGCGCCGAAGGCGCTCGATGCCATTCGTTAA